A part of Acomys russatus chromosome 21, mAcoRus1.1, whole genome shotgun sequence genomic DNA contains:
- the Sec63 gene encoding translocation protein SEC63 homolog isoform X3, with protein MFMRIAKAYAALTDEESRKNWEEFGNPDGPQATSFGIALPAWIVDQKNSILVLLVYGLAFMVILPVVVGSWWYRSIRYSGDQILIRTTQIYTYFVYKTRNMDMKRLIMVLAGASEFDPQYNKDATSRPTDNILIPQLIREIGSINLKKNEPPLTCPYSLKARVLLLSHLARMKIPETLEEDQQFMLKKCPALLQEMVNVICQLIIMARSREEREFRAPTLASLENCMKLSQMAVQGLQQYKSPLLQLPHIEEDNLRRVSNHKKYKIKTIQDLVSLKESDRHSLLHFLEDDKYEEVMAVLGSFPYVTMDIKSQVLDDEDSNNITVGSLVTVLVKLTRQTMAEVFEKEQSICVAEEQPAEDGQSDANKNKAKGGWQQKSKGPKKMPKSKKKKPLKKKPTAVPLPQAKQQKQKQANGVVGSEAAVKEEEEDISDKGSDSEEEEPNRDSQSEKDDGSDRESDREQDEKQNKDDEAEWQELQQSIQRKERALLETKSKITHPVYSLYFPEEKQEWWWLYIADRKEQTLISMPYHVCTLKDTEEVELKFPAPGKPGNYQYTVFLRSDSYMGLDQIKPLKLEVHEAKPVPENHPQWDTAIEGDEDQEDSEGFEDSFEEEEEEEEGDD; from the exons ATGTTCATGAGGATAGCAAAAGCTTATGCAGC TTTAACAGATGAAGAGTCTCGGAAAAATTGGGAAGAATTTGGAAATCCAGATGGGCCTCAAG ctaCAAGCTTTGGAATTGCCTTGCCAGCTTGGATAGTTGACCAGAAAAATTCGATTCTG GTTTTACTTGTGTATGGATTGGCATTTATGGTTATCCTTCCTGTTGTTGTA gGTTCTTGGTGGTATCGGTCAATACGCTATAGTGGAGACCAGATTCTAATACGTACAACACAGATTTATACATACTTTGTTTATAAAACTCGAAATATGGATATGAAAC GTCTCATCATGGTTTTAGCTGGAGCTTCTGAATTTGatcctcaatataataaagatgCCACAAGCAGACCAACAGATAATATTTTAATACCACAG cTAATCAGGGAAATTGGCAGcataaatttaaagaagaatgaGCCCCCGCTTACCTGTCCATATAGCCTGAAGGCCAGAGTTCTTTTACTGTCTCATCTTGCTAGAATGAAAATTCCTGAGACCCTGGAAGAAG atCAACAATTCATGCTGAAAAAATGTCCAGCTCTGCTTCAAGAAATGGTTAATGTAATCTGCCAGCTAATAATAATGGCCCGGAGCCGTGAAG AAAGGGAGTTTCGTGCTCCAACTTTGGCATCCTTAGAGAACTGTATGAAGCTCTCCCAGATGGCCGTCCAAGGCCTCCAGCAGTATAAGTCTCCCCTGCTGCAGCTCCCTCACATcgaagaggacaacctcaggaGAGTTTCTAATCATAAAAAG taCAAAATTAAAACTATCCAAGATTTGGTCAGCTTAAAAGAATCAGATCGTCACAGTCTGCTGCACTTCCTTGAAGATGACAAATATGAAGAGGTCATGGCGGTTCTTGGGAGTTTTCCCTATGTGACAATGGACATAAAATCACAGG TATTGGATGATGAAGACAGCAACAACATCACAGTAGGATCCTTAGTTACAGTGTTGGTTAAACTGACAAGGCAGACGATGGCT GAAGTGTTTGAAAAGGAGCAATCCATCTGTGTTGCTGAGGAGCAGCCTGCAGAAGATGGG CAGAGTGATGCCAACAAGAACAAGGCAAAAGGAGGATGGCAGCAGAAGAGCAAAGGACCCAAGAAAATGCCCAAgtcaaaaaagaagaagcccttaaaaaaaaaacccacagctgtGCCCTTACCTCAAGCAaagcagcagaagcagaagcaggcaaatggAGTTGTTGGGAGT gAAGCTGCagtaaaagaggaagaagaggacattTCTGACAAAGGCAGCGACTCTGAAGAGGAAGAACCCAATAGAGACTCGCAGAGTGAAAAAGACGATGGGAGTGACAGAGAATCTGACAGAGagcaagatgaaaaacaaaacaaagacgatGAAGCA GAGTGGCAAGAATTACAACAAAgtatacagagaaaagagagagctcTTCTAGAAACCAAGTCAAAGATAACACACCCTGTGTATAGTCTTTACTTTCCTGAG GAAAAACAAGAGTGGTGGTGGCTTTATATTGCAGATAGAAAAGAACAAACATTAATATCCATGCCATATCATGTGTGTACACTGAAGGATACAGAAGAG GTAGAACTGAAGTTTCCTGCACCAGGCAAGCCTGGAAATTATCAGTATACAGTGTTTCTGAGATCAGACTCCTATATGGGTTTGGATCAGATTAAACCACTGAAG TTGGAAGTTCATGAAGCCAAGCCTGTCCCAGaaaaccacccacagtgggatacAGCAATAGAAGGTGATGAAGACCAGGAAGACAGTGAGGGATTTGAAGATAGctttgaggaagaggaggaagaagaggaaggtgaTGACTAA
- the Sec63 gene encoding translocation protein SEC63 homolog isoform X1 — protein MAGQQFQYDDSGNTFFYFLTSFVGLIVIPATYYLWPRDQNAEQIRLKNIRKVYGRCMWYRLRLLKPQPNIIPTVKKIVLLAGWALFLFLAYKVSKTDREYQEYNPYEVLNLDPGATVAEIKKQYRLLSLKYHPDKGGDEVMFMRIAKAYAALTDEESRKNWEEFGNPDGPQATSFGIALPAWIVDQKNSILVLLVYGLAFMVILPVVVGSWWYRSIRYSGDQILIRTTQIYTYFVYKTRNMDMKRLIMVLAGASEFDPQYNKDATSRPTDNILIPQLIREIGSINLKKNEPPLTCPYSLKARVLLLSHLARMKIPETLEEDQQFMLKKCPALLQEMVNVICQLIIMARSREEREFRAPTLASLENCMKLSQMAVQGLQQYKSPLLQLPHIEEDNLRRVSNHKKYKIKTIQDLVSLKESDRHSLLHFLEDDKYEEVMAVLGSFPYVTMDIKSQVLDDEDSNNITVGSLVTVLVKLTRQTMAEVFEKEQSICVAEEQPAEDGQSDANKNKAKGGWQQKSKGPKKMPKSKKKKPLKKKPTAVPLPQAKQQKQKQANGVVGSEAAVKEEEEDISDKGSDSEEEEPNRDSQSEKDDGSDRESDREQDEKQNKDDEAEWQELQQSIQRKERALLETKSKITHPVYSLYFPEEKQEWWWLYIADRKEQTLISMPYHVCTLKDTEEVELKFPAPGKPGNYQYTVFLRSDSYMGLDQIKPLKLEVHEAKPVPENHPQWDTAIEGDEDQEDSEGFEDSFEEEEEEEEGDD, from the exons GAAAATAGTTCTGCTTGCAGGATGGGCACTGTTCTTATTCCTTGCATACAAAGTTTCCAAAACAGACCGAGAATATCAGGAGTACAATCCTTACGAAGTATTAAATTTGGATCCT GGAGCAACAGTAGCAGAAATTAAGAAACAGTATCGCTTGTTATCACTTAAATATCATCCAGATAAAGGTGGCGATGAAGTTATGTTCATGAGGATAGCAAAAGCTTATGCAGC TTTAACAGATGAAGAGTCTCGGAAAAATTGGGAAGAATTTGGAAATCCAGATGGGCCTCAAG ctaCAAGCTTTGGAATTGCCTTGCCAGCTTGGATAGTTGACCAGAAAAATTCGATTCTG GTTTTACTTGTGTATGGATTGGCATTTATGGTTATCCTTCCTGTTGTTGTA gGTTCTTGGTGGTATCGGTCAATACGCTATAGTGGAGACCAGATTCTAATACGTACAACACAGATTTATACATACTTTGTTTATAAAACTCGAAATATGGATATGAAAC GTCTCATCATGGTTTTAGCTGGAGCTTCTGAATTTGatcctcaatataataaagatgCCACAAGCAGACCAACAGATAATATTTTAATACCACAG cTAATCAGGGAAATTGGCAGcataaatttaaagaagaatgaGCCCCCGCTTACCTGTCCATATAGCCTGAAGGCCAGAGTTCTTTTACTGTCTCATCTTGCTAGAATGAAAATTCCTGAGACCCTGGAAGAAG atCAACAATTCATGCTGAAAAAATGTCCAGCTCTGCTTCAAGAAATGGTTAATGTAATCTGCCAGCTAATAATAATGGCCCGGAGCCGTGAAG AAAGGGAGTTTCGTGCTCCAACTTTGGCATCCTTAGAGAACTGTATGAAGCTCTCCCAGATGGCCGTCCAAGGCCTCCAGCAGTATAAGTCTCCCCTGCTGCAGCTCCCTCACATcgaagaggacaacctcaggaGAGTTTCTAATCATAAAAAG taCAAAATTAAAACTATCCAAGATTTGGTCAGCTTAAAAGAATCAGATCGTCACAGTCTGCTGCACTTCCTTGAAGATGACAAATATGAAGAGGTCATGGCGGTTCTTGGGAGTTTTCCCTATGTGACAATGGACATAAAATCACAGG TATTGGATGATGAAGACAGCAACAACATCACAGTAGGATCCTTAGTTACAGTGTTGGTTAAACTGACAAGGCAGACGATGGCT GAAGTGTTTGAAAAGGAGCAATCCATCTGTGTTGCTGAGGAGCAGCCTGCAGAAGATGGG CAGAGTGATGCCAACAAGAACAAGGCAAAAGGAGGATGGCAGCAGAAGAGCAAAGGACCCAAGAAAATGCCCAAgtcaaaaaagaagaagcccttaaaaaaaaaacccacagctgtGCCCTTACCTCAAGCAaagcagcagaagcagaagcaggcaaatggAGTTGTTGGGAGT gAAGCTGCagtaaaagaggaagaagaggacattTCTGACAAAGGCAGCGACTCTGAAGAGGAAGAACCCAATAGAGACTCGCAGAGTGAAAAAGACGATGGGAGTGACAGAGAATCTGACAGAGagcaagatgaaaaacaaaacaaagacgatGAAGCA GAGTGGCAAGAATTACAACAAAgtatacagagaaaagagagagctcTTCTAGAAACCAAGTCAAAGATAACACACCCTGTGTATAGTCTTTACTTTCCTGAG GAAAAACAAGAGTGGTGGTGGCTTTATATTGCAGATAGAAAAGAACAAACATTAATATCCATGCCATATCATGTGTGTACACTGAAGGATACAGAAGAG GTAGAACTGAAGTTTCCTGCACCAGGCAAGCCTGGAAATTATCAGTATACAGTGTTTCTGAGATCAGACTCCTATATGGGTTTGGATCAGATTAAACCACTGAAG TTGGAAGTTCATGAAGCCAAGCCTGTCCCAGaaaaccacccacagtgggatacAGCAATAGAAGGTGATGAAGACCAGGAAGACAGTGAGGGATTTGAAGATAGctttgaggaagaggaggaagaagaggaaggtgaTGACTAA
- the Sec63 gene encoding translocation protein SEC63 homolog isoform X2 — MAGQQFQYDDSGNTFFYFLTSFVGLIVIPATYYLWPRDQNAEQIRLKNIRKVYGRCMWYRLRLLKPQPNIIPTVKKIVLLAGWALFLFLAYKVSKTDREYQEYNPYEVLNLDPGATVAEIKKQYRLLSLKYHPDKGGDEVMFMRIAKAYAALTDEESRKNWEEFGNPDGPQATSFGIALPAWIVDQKNSILVLLVYGLAFMVILPVVVGSWWYRSIRYSGDQILIRTTQIYTYFVYKTRNMDMKRLIMVLAGASEFDPQYNKDATSRPTDNILIPQLIREIGSINLKKNEPPLTCPYSLKARVLLLSHLARMKIPETLEEDQQFMLKKCPALLQEMVNVICQLIIMARSREEREFRAPTLASLENCMKLSQMAVQGLQQYKSPLLQLPHIEEDNLRRVSNHKKYKIKTIQDLVSLKESDRHSLLHFLEDDKYEEVMAVLGSFPYVTMDIKSQVLDDEDSNNITVGSLVTVLVKLTRQTMAEVFEKEQSICVAEEQPAEDGSDANKNKAKGGWQQKSKGPKKMPKSKKKKPLKKKPTAVPLPQAKQQKQKQANGVVGSEAAVKEEEEDISDKGSDSEEEEPNRDSQSEKDDGSDRESDREQDEKQNKDDEAEWQELQQSIQRKERALLETKSKITHPVYSLYFPEEKQEWWWLYIADRKEQTLISMPYHVCTLKDTEEVELKFPAPGKPGNYQYTVFLRSDSYMGLDQIKPLKLEVHEAKPVPENHPQWDTAIEGDEDQEDSEGFEDSFEEEEEEEEGDD; from the exons GAAAATAGTTCTGCTTGCAGGATGGGCACTGTTCTTATTCCTTGCATACAAAGTTTCCAAAACAGACCGAGAATATCAGGAGTACAATCCTTACGAAGTATTAAATTTGGATCCT GGAGCAACAGTAGCAGAAATTAAGAAACAGTATCGCTTGTTATCACTTAAATATCATCCAGATAAAGGTGGCGATGAAGTTATGTTCATGAGGATAGCAAAAGCTTATGCAGC TTTAACAGATGAAGAGTCTCGGAAAAATTGGGAAGAATTTGGAAATCCAGATGGGCCTCAAG ctaCAAGCTTTGGAATTGCCTTGCCAGCTTGGATAGTTGACCAGAAAAATTCGATTCTG GTTTTACTTGTGTATGGATTGGCATTTATGGTTATCCTTCCTGTTGTTGTA gGTTCTTGGTGGTATCGGTCAATACGCTATAGTGGAGACCAGATTCTAATACGTACAACACAGATTTATACATACTTTGTTTATAAAACTCGAAATATGGATATGAAAC GTCTCATCATGGTTTTAGCTGGAGCTTCTGAATTTGatcctcaatataataaagatgCCACAAGCAGACCAACAGATAATATTTTAATACCACAG cTAATCAGGGAAATTGGCAGcataaatttaaagaagaatgaGCCCCCGCTTACCTGTCCATATAGCCTGAAGGCCAGAGTTCTTTTACTGTCTCATCTTGCTAGAATGAAAATTCCTGAGACCCTGGAAGAAG atCAACAATTCATGCTGAAAAAATGTCCAGCTCTGCTTCAAGAAATGGTTAATGTAATCTGCCAGCTAATAATAATGGCCCGGAGCCGTGAAG AAAGGGAGTTTCGTGCTCCAACTTTGGCATCCTTAGAGAACTGTATGAAGCTCTCCCAGATGGCCGTCCAAGGCCTCCAGCAGTATAAGTCTCCCCTGCTGCAGCTCCCTCACATcgaagaggacaacctcaggaGAGTTTCTAATCATAAAAAG taCAAAATTAAAACTATCCAAGATTTGGTCAGCTTAAAAGAATCAGATCGTCACAGTCTGCTGCACTTCCTTGAAGATGACAAATATGAAGAGGTCATGGCGGTTCTTGGGAGTTTTCCCTATGTGACAATGGACATAAAATCACAGG TATTGGATGATGAAGACAGCAACAACATCACAGTAGGATCCTTAGTTACAGTGTTGGTTAAACTGACAAGGCAGACGATGGCT GAAGTGTTTGAAAAGGAGCAATCCATCTGTGTTGCTGAGGAGCAGCCTGCAGAAGATGGG AGTGATGCCAACAAGAACAAGGCAAAAGGAGGATGGCAGCAGAAGAGCAAAGGACCCAAGAAAATGCCCAAgtcaaaaaagaagaagcccttaaaaaaaaaacccacagctgtGCCCTTACCTCAAGCAaagcagcagaagcagaagcaggcaaatggAGTTGTTGGGAGT gAAGCTGCagtaaaagaggaagaagaggacattTCTGACAAAGGCAGCGACTCTGAAGAGGAAGAACCCAATAGAGACTCGCAGAGTGAAAAAGACGATGGGAGTGACAGAGAATCTGACAGAGagcaagatgaaaaacaaaacaaagacgatGAAGCA GAGTGGCAAGAATTACAACAAAgtatacagagaaaagagagagctcTTCTAGAAACCAAGTCAAAGATAACACACCCTGTGTATAGTCTTTACTTTCCTGAG GAAAAACAAGAGTGGTGGTGGCTTTATATTGCAGATAGAAAAGAACAAACATTAATATCCATGCCATATCATGTGTGTACACTGAAGGATACAGAAGAG GTAGAACTGAAGTTTCCTGCACCAGGCAAGCCTGGAAATTATCAGTATACAGTGTTTCTGAGATCAGACTCCTATATGGGTTTGGATCAGATTAAACCACTGAAG TTGGAAGTTCATGAAGCCAAGCCTGTCCCAGaaaaccacccacagtgggatacAGCAATAGAAGGTGATGAAGACCAGGAAGACAGTGAGGGATTTGAAGATAGctttgaggaagaggaggaagaagaggaaggtgaTGACTAA